AGCGGTTCTCGCGCAGTGCGTGGTACAGACTCGCGCCCCATCCCCTGCCGGTGCTCACGACCCCCTTGGGCTCGCCCGTGGTCCCCGAGGTGAAGTTGATGGTGACCACGGTATCGCGGGCCCGCCGGAGCGGCCGGGGGATCGGGGCGGCCGCCGCCAGGGCGGCCTCGTACTCCCTCCGGTCGCCGGCCAGGGGGTCGAGGTGGACCCGCCTCACGCCGGGAACGGCGTCCCCCCGGGGTCCCAGGTACGCCCGGGCCTGGGTGGCCTCGGCGATCCAGCCCAGCCGATCGTCCCCGGTGCCCGGCGGCACCGGTACGGCCGTGGCGCCGAGCCACAGGCATGCCAGCCGGGCCTCCACAAAGGCGGGGTCGTTGGGCAGGTCCAGAAGAATCCGGTCCCCCACCGAGATCCCGGCCCCGGCCCACGCGCCCGCCAGGCGCGCCACCCGTTCCCCCAGGCCGGCGTAGGTGACCCCGTCGGGGAACGCGGGGCGTCCGGCGTTGCGCCGGAGGGCGGGCCGCAGCAGGCGGTGGGGCAGGCCCGCCGCCCGGATGACGGCCAGGCTCAGGAGGGTTCGGAGGTCTCGCACCGTTCCCTTCCCTGGGCCTCGGCCCAAACCCGAAACGCAGCCACGTCGGCAAACCCGTGGACCCGGGCGAACGCATCCGCCTCGGAGGGCGCCGCCCGGGCGAGGGCCCCGCCCTCCACGGCGAATCGCCATGCCGTGGCCGGATCGAGGCTGGGAAGCCGTTCCTCTCCGCGGAAGAAACCGTGTTCCAGGCGGAAGAAGAACCGCCCCAGACCGAACATCCGGTCGCTCTCGCGCATGGCCCGGTCGAGGCGTTCCGGAAGCCGGTTGAGATCGAGCTGCAGCGGCACCGCCGGCGCCCCCCTGACCGAGTCGTAGGGCTTCACCTCGCCGAACCGCTCGAACAGGTACAGTCGCTCGTAGAACGGAACGTGCCTCGGGTTCACGGTGATGACCAGATGATCCACCTCCTTCTGCCGGGCGTAGTACAGCACCGCCTGGTGCAGCAGCCAGAACAGCCCCCGGCGTTTCCCCTCCTCGTCGATCAGGAGCCACCGGTACTGGGAGTCCACGGCCAGGGCCGACACCTCGGCCAGCCGGAGTCCCTGCTCCCGGAACCGGTCCAGCTCCTCCTGGTACAGGGCGCTCATGGGAAGCCCCATGCCTCCGGGATCGTCGAAGATGAGGCTCACCGTTCCCAGGATCAGCGTCTCTTCCCGAGCCAGGAACACCAGGGTCGAGGGAACCAGCTGGTGGAGGGTGGCCCGCAGCCCGCTCGGGTGGGGCTCGGCATACCCCATGTCCACGTACACGTCGTGGACCAGCCGAAAGGCGGTCTCGAACTCCGCGGCCTCCTCGGCCACCTTGACGTTGGGCTTCCGGAGGCCCCGGTCCGGGCCCATCCGGATGCTTCGTCGGCGGTCCCTGCGCGGATCCTCGGCGAAGCTGTTCTTGGGGCCGGGACTACCCCCCATGGATGGCTCCTCGGGTCACGAACGGCTCCCTCTCCGGCGATCCCCCGACGACCGGATCGAAGGCTCGGGGGCGTGGGGCCTGCCGGGGCGGTCCCCCCCCGCGGCCGCGTCTGGGCCGCGCGCGCCACACCCTAACAAAAACCTTGACATAAAACCGAACCCAAAAATTGTTTTCCTATAGACAATCCGCCTCCCCGCCGGTACCCTTACCCACCACGCCGCGCCTCTCCCAGGTGTTCCCTTTCCGGGACGCGTCGCGGCCCGGCGTTTCGAAAGGGTGCCCCCTCGTCGGGCACCGAGGGAGTTTTTGGGGATCCGGGCGCTTGTCGGATCCGGCACAAGACGTGCATACTTCGCGCCCCTGACTCCACGGGCCCATGCCCCATCCATATTTGTTCTCCAGGAGGCCTCCCCATGATCTCCACGGCGTGCCGTCGCGCGGAAGACTTCGTTCGGGTCTCGCGGTCCCAGGACTCGGGCGCGGTCGATCCCGGGCCGTTCACGTTCGCCCAGGCGTCCCGATGGTCTGAAGTTCGGGGCGCCTTTTCTCTGCTGTACCGAAACTACCTGTCCCGAGGCCTGATCCCCCCCGACGGGGTGGGCCTGCGGTACACCCATTTCAATCTCCTGCCGGAGTCGGCCACCTTCGTGGCGTCGGACGGGGGCCGGGTGGTGGCCACCTTCTCCCTGATCCCCGACACCCGTTCGTTCGGTCTCCCCATGGACACCCTGTACGCCGAGGAACTGGCCGCCCTCAGGCCGGGCCGACGGCCCGCCGAGATCTCCGGTCTGGCCGTGGCCCCTTCCTACGAATCGGTGACCCTGCTCCTGATCTTGAACCTGGTGAGGATGATGTACGCCTACGCCCAGCGTACGGGCATCACCGATCTGGTGGTCGCCTGCCATCCCCGCCACGCCCGGCTCTACACCCGGTTGTTCCGGTTCGAGGAGCTGGGCCCCCTGCGCACCTACCGGGCCGTGAACGACGCCCCGGCGGTGGCCCTGCGCCTGGACATCGAGACCGCGGAAGAGCGGTACCGACAGGCATTCGGCGAGGGGCAGGGCCTCCACGGATTCCTGTTCCGGCAGCAGGCCACGGAGCTCCCCTGGATCCCCCTGCGGGTGGGAGCCATGGACACCGATGCGGTTCGCCAACTGCTGACCCTGCGGCCGGAGATGCTGGACCTCCTCGAGGCCGGAGAGCCCGGGCTGGCCGCCCGCATCTCGGGCTGGGCCGTGCCCACCGCCCGCCGGTTCCTGGAGAACGCGCCCACCCCCGGCTGGTTCCCGGCCTTCGTGCCCGCCTGACCCGATCCTCAGGGCGAGGGCAGGCACAGGTAGGGCCGAACCGCCGCCAGGGTCTTCGGCCCGATCCCCCGCACCTCCACCAGCTCGTCCACCGACCCGAACCCGCCCCGTCGGTCCCGCTCGGCCACGATCTGTGCGGCCCGCACCGGGCCGATGCCGGGAACGGCCGTGAGGTCCTCAGGGGTGGCCCGGTTCAGATTCAGCGGAACCCCCCGGAGGAGCCCCTCCCAGCCGCCGCCGGTCGGGCCGGCCGGAACGACGGCGGGGTGCGGCCGGACCGGGCCCCGCACCGTCCACCCGACGGCTCCGGACACCGCGGCCAGCACCAGCAGGCCGACCGCCCAACGCCCGCTCGGGGGTTCCGGCCTCACCCCGCGGGTTCCCACGGCACCACCACCTCGTCGGCCTTGACCCGGACCCACCCCCGGCGGGTCACCCGCAGATCGGGCAGAAAGTCGCACGAGAGGAACAACAGGGTGTAGTTGGGGTCCGAGTGGGCGTACCCCCCGGCCTCCATGGCCCGCTGGAACGCCGAGGCAGCCTCGGCCGCAGGCCCGAACGGGCCGGGCATCTGGATGCCGGCCAGGGGCAAGGGGAACTCCTCCACCCGACCGTTTCCGAGCAGCACCACGATCCCCCCGCCCAGGGCCCGCAGCCGGCCCAGGGCGTCGGCCATGGCGGCCGGATCCTGGCCGGCCACCACCAGACCCCCGTTGGTGGTGTACGAGCTGGCCACGGCCCGCAGCCCCTCGCCCAGCCCCAGGACCACACCGCGGCTGATCCACGAACCGGTCCGGTCCGTCAGCGCCACCACGTGGGCGTCGCCGGCCCGGGGCCACCGCCCCGCGCCCCGGCGCGTCAACGGCACCGGCTCCTCCCGGGTGATCACGGCGTTCACCAGGCGCCCGGCCGGAAAGGGGTCCGGCACCTCCCCCGGCAACAGGAACCGATCGGGGCCCCAGACCGGCACCCGGGGCTCCGCCCCGGCGTAGGCGCTCTCCCAGGGGAAGACCCTGCTGGGCGGGGGCACCGTCAGACGGCCGTCCCGCGCCACCACCCGTCCGCCCACGATCACGACGCAGGGGGTGGGGTCCGAGAGGTCCCGCAGGAGGTTCATGTCGGCCAGGCGGCCGGGGGCCACGGCGCCGAGGTCGTCGTCCAGGCCCAGGAACGCGGCGGCGTTGCGGGTGGCCAGCACGTAGGCCGTGCCCGAGGGAACCCCGGCCGCGAGCGCCTCCCGGATCAGGTGGTCGGTCAGGCCCTTTCGGGCGATCTGGTGGGCCTTGGCGCCGTCCGTGGTCAGGGTGATCCGGTCGAGGAACCGGGTCCGGCCAAGTGCCGGCAGGAGCTCCTCCAGGTCCTCCCGGAGGCTCGAATGGCGAAGCAGCACCCAGAGCCCCTGCCGCAACCGCTCCAGGACCTCGTCCGCGGTGATCGCCTCGTGGCACGAACGAAGCCCTGCCGCAGCCAGTGCGGGCAGCCGGCGACGGCTCGCCCCTGCCGTATGGCCGTCCGCGAACCGGCCCCGGCCCCGCGCGCCTTCGATCAGCCGCAGGAGTCGACGCGCCCGGTCCGGCCGGAGGAGGTCCGTCCACCGGGTCATCTCGCCGGCGGCCACGAACTCGGGCATCCCGAGCATCCCCAGCACGGCCTCCTCCGAGAACACCTCGGCCTCCTGGGGAAACCACGACTGGCTCGCGATGCGGGCCACCCAACGGATCCGGCCCAGGCTCGCGTCGGTCAGCGCGGCCGCCAGGGCTCCGAACGCCTCGGCACCCAGGGCCAGGTACAGGAGGAGGTTGTCGTACACCAGGAACGTCGTACCCCGGCACACCGCGGCCTCGGCCAGGGACAGGGGGTTGTGGAACGGCCAGGGGTGGGTGTGGGGCTCGATGTAGCCGGGCACGATGGTGAACCCGCGCGCGTCGATCCGGACCGTGGCGTCCCCCATGGGCCCCTCCCACGGGCCGACCCGGGCGATCCGGTCTCCGCACACGGCCACGTCCGCCTCGAAAACCTCGCCGGTGAACGCGTTCCAGACCCTGCCCCCCCACACCAGCAGATCCGGCGCGTCCAGCCCTTGGGCGACGCGGATCAGGCGCCAGCGCAGATCGGGATCGCATCGAACCATTCGGAAACTCCGTGGGGAAAACCGGCCGGTAGCATCTGCATCAACCCTGCAGCTTCCGCTGGAAGGCTGGGAGGCTTCCCAGTGACTTCGGTCTACGGTCGTCGGTCTACGGTCGTCGGTCTGGGGCCTTCGGCCCGCTAGGCGGCCGGGCAGCTAGGCAGTTGGGCGGCTCTCGGATCGCGCCAAAGCTCGGGGGCACGGGTCTGGCAATATTTTCGTTGGGATCTGTCAAAAAACGGATTCCTCACCCTTACGGTCCACCGCCCCCCGCCGTCCACCTCGGGCACAGCTCGGGGGACGACAGACCCTCCAGGCACAGCAACCTGCGGTAGTGCCGAACCACCCCGCCGACGTCCTGGAACACGTCGAGCAGGGTTCCGTCCGAGCACCGCAGGCACGCCTCGGGCTGGCACGAGAACGTGGAGGCCGTGTGCTTGGCCGCCAGGCCCTCGGCAGCGGTCCACACCCGGCCCCGGCCCCGTTCCAGCACCTCCACCCGGCCCACCCGGCCCAGCACGATCCGCCCCCGGTCCTGACCCAGGGTGGCCACGCACTCGATCCGGTCCCCCGCCCGGAACGCGTGCCGGTCCTGGGCCGAGCGGGACACTTTGAGGTACACGGGCGCGTCGATCCGGGTCCAGTCGAGATGAGCCCCGGCCAACACCACCAGGAACCCCTGATACCGCACCCGGGTCCCCGCGTCCACTTCGCGCACGAAGCTGGGCTTGACCTCGGCCACCTCGCCGGTCACCTCCACCCGCCGGCCGACGGTCTCGTCGAACCACGCCTCGAACGCCTCGAGCTCCCGGCGGTAGTCCAGCCACTGCCCCGGCGTGAGCAGGAGCCGGGGTTGTTGGTGCACCTTCTCCTCGTCGTACTCGCGGCACCCCCGGCACAGCCGGCCCACGTGGCGGAACCTGCGTTTGCAGGGTTTGCCCTTCTCGAGACGGCGGCACCGCCACCGGAAGTAGATGCACCCCCTCGGAAAACAGCGCTTCTCGCGCAGCACGTGATAGGGGCTCACCATGCCGGCGAAGTCCTGGTGGGCCAGGTGGTCGCAGGCGAACACGCCCACCCGCTTCCAGGGGTTCGAAAACCGCTGCGCCCGCCGCATCGTCGCGAGTCTCCCAGGGGACCGGCGTCCCGGTTTCGTTCCGTCACGAGACGCCGGCCAGTCTACCCGGGGCGGCCCGCCAGGGCCAGGAGGGGTTGCAACCGGGGTCGGGAGAGCGTAGGGTACGCGCCTGAATCTCCATTCAGCCAAGAACGACGCGAGGTTCGAGGGGGCTCCCCCCTACAGGAGGACGTGCATGAAGCGTTGGACCGTGTGGGCGGCGGCGGTATGCGTGTGGATTGCGGCGGCCGGGGCGCCGGTGCGTGCC
This is a stretch of genomic DNA from Deferrisoma camini S3R1. It encodes these proteins:
- a CDS encoding N-acyl amino acid synthase FeeM domain-containing protein, coding for MGGSPGPKNSFAEDPRRDRRRSIRMGPDRGLRKPNVKVAEEAAEFETAFRLVHDVYVDMGYAEPHPSGLRATLHQLVPSTLVFLAREETLILGTVSLIFDDPGGMGLPMSALYQEELDRFREQGLRLAEVSALAVDSQYRWLLIDEEGKRRGLFWLLHQAVLYYARQKEVDHLVITVNPRHVPFYERLYLFERFGEVKPYDSVRGAPAVPLQLDLNRLPERLDRAMRESDRMFGLGRFFFRLEHGFFRGEERLPSLDPATAWRFAVEGGALARAAPSEADAFARVHGFADVAAFRVWAEAQGRERCETSEPS
- a CDS encoding N-acyl amino acid synthase FeeM domain-containing protein, with product MISTACRRAEDFVRVSRSQDSGAVDPGPFTFAQASRWSEVRGAFSLLYRNYLSRGLIPPDGVGLRYTHFNLLPESATFVASDGGRVVATFSLIPDTRSFGLPMDTLYAEELAALRPGRRPAEISGLAVAPSYESVTLLLILNLVRMMYAYAQRTGITDLVVACHPRHARLYTRLFRFEELGPLRTYRAVNDAPAVALRLDIETAEERYRQAFGEGQGLHGFLFRQQATELPWIPLRVGAMDTDAVRQLLTLRPEMLDLLEAGEPGLAARISGWAVPTARRFLENAPTPGWFPAFVPA
- a CDS encoding ComEA family DNA-binding protein, whose amino-acid sequence is MRPEPPSGRWAVGLLVLAAVSGAVGWTVRGPVRPHPAVVPAGPTGGGWEGLLRGVPLNLNRATPEDLTAVPGIGPVRAAQIVAERDRRGGFGSVDELVEVRGIGPKTLAAVRPYLCLPSP
- a CDS encoding adenine deaminase C-terminal domain-containing protein, yielding MVRCDPDLRWRLIRVAQGLDAPDLLVWGGRVWNAFTGEVFEADVAVCGDRIARVGPWEGPMGDATVRIDARGFTIVPGYIEPHTHPWPFHNPLSLAEAAVCRGTTFLVYDNLLLYLALGAEAFGALAAALTDASLGRIRWVARIASQSWFPQEAEVFSEEAVLGMLGMPEFVAAGEMTRWTDLLRPDRARRLLRLIEGARGRGRFADGHTAGASRRRLPALAAAGLRSCHEAITADEVLERLRQGLWVLLRHSSLREDLEELLPALGRTRFLDRITLTTDGAKAHQIARKGLTDHLIREALAAGVPSGTAYVLATRNAAAFLGLDDDLGAVAPGRLADMNLLRDLSDPTPCVVIVGGRVVARDGRLTVPPPSRVFPWESAYAGAEPRVPVWGPDRFLLPGEVPDPFPAGRLVNAVITREEPVPLTRRGAGRWPRAGDAHVVALTDRTGSWISRGVVLGLGEGLRAVASSYTTNGGLVVAGQDPAAMADALGRLRALGGGIVVLLGNGRVEEFPLPLAGIQMPGPFGPAAEAASAFQRAMEAGGYAHSDPNYTLLFLSCDFLPDLRVTRRGWVRVKADEVVVPWEPAG